One stretch of Spiroplasma mirum ATCC 29335 DNA includes these proteins:
- a CDS encoding aminotransferase class I/II-fold pyridoxal phosphate-dependent enzyme — protein sequence MDVIKKRVETNIYGYNYVPAQFYQSIIKWHQERLKVNLQTLWIHLIYGTVGTLYYLIQEFNNVQDSILVQTPVYGPFGESIIDNNRTLVCNNLLYQDNSYQIDFADFENQIINNQEVTFTSCLAFPEHYSHLIVCTSPNKAFNFGGFKTSYVVIPDETLTTRFLNCMKINRVTSPNTFGAITLPNCCLW from the coding sequence GTGGATGTTATTAAAAAACGAGTAGAGACTAATATTTATGGTTATAACTATGTCCCGGCCCAGTTTTATCAAAGTATTATTAAGTGACACCAAGAACGGTTAAAGGTTAATCTCCAAACATTATGAATTCATTTAATTTACGGAACGGTCGGAACTTTATATTATTTAATCCAAGAGTTTAATAATGTGCAGGATAGTATTTTAGTACAAACTCCTGTCTATGGACCGTTTGGAGAAAGTATTATTGATAATAATCGCACCTTAGTTTGTAATAATTTGCTTTACCAGGATAATAGTTATCAGATTGATTTTGCTGATTTTGAAAATCAAATTATTAATAACCAGGAAGTAACATTTACTAGTTGTTTAGCCTTTCCCGAACATTATTCTCATTTAATAGTTTGTACTAGTCCAAATAAGGCATTTAATTTTGGGGGCTTTAAAACAAGTTATGTTGTGATCCCCGATGAAACATTAACAACAAGATTCTTAAATTGTATGAAAATTAACCGAGTTACTTCTCCTAATACTTTTGGGGCAATTACCCTACCTAATTGCTGCTTATGATAA
- a CDS encoding formate/nitrite transporter family protein: MVIHDTRWNNANDWTQNGICGKCPCWWVNPTGQQIGQTFLNNLMSGIYCNILVGATLYLTYSSKNAATLFLGIFLALFAFCLARFQHVVANTFIFWMNIFMVGDQLSATHVLPASSVGYFVLVNLITTFIGNFIGGRLLIPVLCYFIARKKINAAVVKVQKNTLVIKLSYYN, encoded by the coding sequence ATGGTGATTCATGACACACGCTGAAACAATGCAAATGATTGAACACAAAATGGAATTTGTGGGAAGTGTCCTTGCTGATGGGTTAACCCAACCGGTCAACAAATTGGCCAAACCTTTTTAAATAATTTAATGTCTGGAATTTACTGTAATATTTTAGTTGGTGCCACTTTATATTTAACTTATTCTTCAAAAAATGCTGCCACCTTATTTTTAGGAATTTTCTTAGCATTGTTTGCTTTTTGTTTGGCAAGGTTCCAACACGTTGTTGCCAATACATTTATTTTTTGAATGAATATTTTTATGGTTGGTGATCAGTTATCAGCCACCCATGTCCTGCCAGCATCTTCGGTTGGATATTTTGTGCTAGTCAATTTAATTACCACTTTTATTGGTAATTTTATCGGGGGTAGATTATTAATCCCGGTTTTATGTTATTTTATTGCCCGTAAAAAAATCAATGCCGCCGTGGTCAAAGTACAAAAAAATACTTTAGTGATCAAATTAAGTTATTACAATTAA
- the yihA gene encoding ribosome biogenesis GTP-binding protein YihA/YsxC, whose amino-acid sequence MFKVKTATYLTSAVDKKGWINDEVKEICFLGKSNVGKSSFINMLTNRRQLAKVSQTPGKTRMLNFFSINNNQFRIVDAPGYGFAKVNNQQKLVFSKMMEEYLLSRSNLVFVCLLVDLRHNPTSNDITMYEYLQHYQIPIVIIGTKLDKLKKNDIKKIEQKIKTMLNFNPADYFIKTSSEKKQGLEECWELFTKLLNL is encoded by the coding sequence ATGTTTAAAGTTAAAACAGCAACCTATCTTACTTCAGCCGTTGATAAAAAAGGCTGAATTAATGATGAGGTTAAAGAAATTTGCTTTTTAGGAAAAAGTAACGTTGGTAAATCAAGTTTTATTAATATGTTGACTAATCGCCGCCAGCTGGCCAAGGTGTCCCAAACTCCTGGTAAAACAAGAATGCTAAATTTTTTTAGTATTAATAATAATCAGTTTCGGATTGTTGATGCTCCTGGTTATGGGTTTGCCAAAGTTAACAACCAACAAAAATTAGTTTTTAGTAAAATGATGGAAGAATACTTATTATCGCGTTCTAACCTAGTTTTTGTTTGTTTATTAGTTGATTTACGACATAATCCAACAAGCAATGATATTACAATGTATGAATATTTACAACATTATCAAATCCCAATAGTTATTATTGGGACCAAGTTAGATAAGTTAAAAAAAAATGATATTAAAAAAATTGAGCAAAAAATTAAAACAATGTTAAATTTTAATCCCGCGGATTATTTTATTAAGACTTCGAGTGAGAAAAAACAAGGTTTAGAAGAGTGCTGGGAACTTTTTACAAAATTACTAAATTTGTAA
- a CDS encoding lipoprotein → MKKLLASLGALVITGTAVSNVISCNEIIRIGTIDLNKLDDPKFHFAENLQLYLAGLPTLDAKNFGYLNNAIMQKLIESISIFNSDDIAASLKIKIYNAQTKKLLTSDSPTSDWPKAEDGITVKVVANPYKPPYIKVMGAFQTAPIVWKPTISELDISQIINWNDLINISIIWNYIKIRLTDPAFKDIPDSELTIGNERAIFMLAIKDPWKYTNIAFNDSTLFDKIELKIYKDKDNQPDFNNSYDDNTKIASLPTIKNQNEWFVFSQTTTDDFTPSITKFVNYQIQYNKTSSNKELTFIKNFYDLNSANHFN, encoded by the coding sequence ATGAAAAAATTATTAGCAAGTTTAGGTGCTTTAGTAATTACGGGAACAGCCGTTTCGAATGTAATTAGTTGTAATGAAATTATTCGCATCGGAACAATCGATTTAAATAAATTAGATGATCCAAAATTTCACTTTGCCGAAAATTTACAACTTTATTTAGCTGGCTTACCTACTTTGGATGCTAAAAATTTTGGTTATTTAAATAATGCCATTATGCAAAAGTTAATTGAATCAATTTCCATTTTTAACTCAGATGATATTGCCGCTAGTTTGAAAATAAAGATTTATAATGCGCAAACAAAAAAATTATTAACATCGGATAGTCCAACTAGCGATTGGCCGAAAGCTGAGGATGGAATTACTGTTAAAGTTGTTGCTAACCCCTATAAACCACCTTATATTAAAGTAATGGGAGCGTTTCAAACTGCTCCGATTGTTTGAAAGCCAACCATCAGTGAACTAGATATTAGTCAAATTATTAATTGGAATGACTTAATTAATATCTCAATTATTTGAAATTACATTAAAATTAGATTAACTGACCCCGCTTTTAAAGATATTCCGGATAGTGAATTAACGATTGGTAATGAACGAGCAATATTTATGCTGGCTATTAAAGATCCTTGAAAATATACCAACATTGCTTTTAATGATTCAACATTATTTGATAAAATTGAATTAAAAATTTATAAGGATAAAGATAACCAACCTGATTTTAATAATAGTTATGATGATAATACCAAAATTGCTTCCTTACCAACAATTAAAAATCAAAACGAATGATTTGTCTTTAGTCAAACAACCACCGATGATTTTACCCCTTCCATAACTAAATTTGTTAATTATCAAATTCAATATAATAAAACAAGTTCAAACAAAGAATTAACTTTTATTAAAAATTTTTATGATTTAAACAGTGCAAATCACTTCAACTAA
- a CDS encoding MSC_0882 family membrane protein — MGLFNSIKSFVIDNKNKIQNNNEQQANNNASVFNALNKNVNDTANQVNPNPNGYIVPNQDYRQHQVNNTEALYQNNNIIRPARMYVQGQQDYYLNGEPFGNQPQNFNSHPDLTAPKPVGYVEPYYNHDFNDKFVNSQPPQRILPRRMQQAAYQEPRAGYQRKYYDQYSHQPQGSYPQQYGTQNGYFTEDHYVNQYRRPYQRRIANPQGQINLNEMMYEQPYHQPSAPSYQQYNSAPSLANNNYGNYSRSVNPQPYQEYNIANEKMALTPVNSKMPVVNDYYDEDDNLNGAKKNKGYAYQVQLRSKGNTNRLSREHANKLMPLEIAREIKSEKIRTLIMILVGFAGIVATIIFIALYFISHKQGLDEILGIKAQYIPHPFLTITLLLVSLGSLFAGIFDLSRVKIEANNYLANLNRGNHTIPHFLIDNYKKMTVRSIVLNWIAFPTYFFGGIILGILYGFQQHTGEHFMFGFWSWGIVEDLTAAITITIIILIAMLGIHIANIVLTKKRKSNIIGYYGYEIVKPEELTALKKKTNRICSIIFIIFLIILTLAISIPWLIARRKRHGKGIPFFSRFSNK; from the coding sequence ATGGGATTATTTAACTCGATTAAATCTTTTGTTATTGATAACAAGAATAAAATACAGAATAACAACGAACAACAAGCTAATAATAATGCTAGTGTTTTTAATGCGTTAAATAAAAATGTTAATGATACTGCTAATCAAGTTAATCCAAATCCCAATGGCTATATTGTGCCCAATCAAGATTACCGTCAACACCAAGTCAATAATACCGAAGCGCTTTACCAAAATAATAATATTATTCGTCCTGCTCGGATGTATGTTCAAGGTCAACAAGACTATTACTTAAATGGTGAACCCTTTGGAAACCAACCCCAAAATTTTAATTCCCATCCGGATTTAACTGCACCAAAACCAGTTGGTTATGTGGAACCATACTATAACCATGATTTTAATGATAAATTTGTTAATTCTCAGCCTCCGCAACGGATATTACCTCGTCGTATGCAACAAGCTGCTTACCAAGAACCAAGGGCTGGCTATCAACGAAAATATTATGATCAATATTCACATCAACCACAAGGTAGTTATCCCCAACAATACGGAACGCAGAATGGATATTTTACTGAAGATCATTATGTAAATCAGTATCGTCGCCCTTACCAACGTCGTATTGCTAATCCTCAAGGGCAAATTAATTTGAATGAAATGATGTACGAGCAACCTTATCATCAGCCAAGTGCTCCATCATATCAACAATATAATTCGGCACCAAGTTTAGCAAATAATAATTATGGTAATTATTCGCGTTCCGTTAATCCACAGCCATATCAAGAGTATAATATAGCAAATGAAAAGATGGCATTAACGCCGGTCAACTCTAAAATGCCAGTGGTTAATGATTATTATGATGAAGATGACAATTTGAATGGGGCAAAGAAAAATAAAGGATATGCTTACCAAGTTCAATTACGTTCAAAAGGAAATACCAATCGTTTAAGTCGTGAACATGCTAATAAATTGATGCCATTAGAAATTGCTCGCGAAATTAAATCAGAAAAAATTCGGACATTAATTATGATTTTAGTTGGTTTTGCGGGAATAGTTGCGACAATTATCTTTATTGCCCTGTATTTTATTAGTCATAAGCAAGGCTTAGATGAAATTTTAGGAATTAAAGCGCAATATATTCCTCATCCATTTTTAACAATTACATTATTATTAGTATCATTAGGATCATTATTTGCAGGAATCTTTGATTTATCACGGGTAAAAATTGAAGCCAATAATTATTTAGCTAATCTAAACCGTGGTAACCACACCATTCCCCATTTCTTAATTGATAATTATAAAAAAATGACAGTGCGAAGCATTGTCTTAAACTGAATTGCTTTCCCAACATACTTTTTTGGGGGAATTATCTTAGGAATTTTATATGGTTTCCAACAACATACTGGTGAACACTTTATGTTTGGCTTTTGAAGTTGAGGAATTGTGGAGGACTTAACTGCCGCTATTACAATTACAATTATTATTTTAATTGCCATGCTAGGAATTCATATTGCGAATATTGTCTTAACTAAAAAACGAAAATCAAATATTATTGGTTATTATGGTTATGAAATTGTTAAACCAGAAGAACTAACTGCTTTAAAGAAAAAAACAAACCGTATTTGTTCAATTATCTTTATTATTTTCTTAATCATTCTAACGTTAGCAATTTCAATTCCGTGATTAATTGCTCGTCGTAAACGGCATGGGAAAGGTATTCCATTCTTCTCACGTTTTAGTAATAAATAG
- a CDS encoding aminopeptidase P family N-terminal domain-containing protein, protein MKNKVVTGLLVTNDLDAILITSKVNRYWYYTNFPPSLGYLLITRTQAFLLLYGSLTWKNSLTITKLFHKYAFNCSNQSGQLS, encoded by the coding sequence ATGAAAAATAAGGTTGTTACTGGTTTATTAGTTACCAATGATTTAGATGCCATTTTGATAACTTCAAAAGTGAACCGGTATTGATATTACACTAATTTTCCACCTTCATTGGGTTATTTATTAATTACCCGCACACAAGCATTTTTATTACTATATGGAAGTTTAACTTGAAAAAACTCTTTAACAATTACAAAATTATTTCATAAATACGCATTTAACTGCTCTAACCAGTCTGGACAGTTATCATAA
- a CDS encoding Sapep family Mn(2+)-dependent dipeptidase: MRIDLEKLQKEYFPAALESIKAIIKIPSVRGEKAPQTPFGENTKKVLDFAINLAKELGFKAYQDPENRYGYVEYGSSEKIFAILGHLDVVPTGDLTKWEFEPFNPQVKDGKLLGRGSFDDKGPTIINLYALKYLKDHGFEPDYRIRLIFGLTEETDWASITSYMETEGIPDLGYTPDGEFPVVYAEKGILNVDIIAGGENFILIGGEAYNSVNDVVKYQGPEMSKIEAILTSENIENYVEKDMLIIKGKSSHGSLPECGVNAALEALNAIAHVNPTSKIAKFVEEHLYRDYSFSKIFPAMRDESGNLTVNNGIVEINHDKTRITLNLRVPITYCQEDVVKPLTVELAKFDLQLIDLKWENPVHMSKDSPMIQNIMQVYREVTGDHNAQPLAIGGGTYAKAMPKCVAFGAEFDIEESTMHAYNEYVKIDDLRKMLEIYTKSIPLLTKINK, encoded by the coding sequence ATGAGAATTGATCTTGAAAAACTACAAAAGGAATATTTTCCCGCTGCTTTAGAAAGCATTAAAGCAATTATTAAAATCCCCTCAGTGCGCGGTGAAAAAGCACCCCAAACTCCTTTTGGGGAAAATACAAAAAAAGTTCTTGATTTTGCTATTAATTTAGCAAAGGAATTAGGATTTAAAGCATACCAAGACCCGGAAAATCGCTACGGATATGTTGAATATGGAAGCAGTGAAAAAATCTTTGCGATTTTAGGACACTTAGATGTTGTGCCAACCGGAGATTTAACCAAATGAGAATTTGAACCATTTAATCCCCAAGTTAAAGATGGTAAGTTATTAGGACGTGGTTCATTTGATGATAAAGGCCCAACAATAATTAATTTATATGCCCTAAAATATTTAAAAGACCATGGTTTTGAACCAGATTATCGGATTCGTTTAATTTTTGGGCTAACTGAAGAAACCGATTGGGCTTCAATTACTAGTTATATGGAAACAGAAGGGATTCCTGATTTAGGATATACTCCTGATGGGGAATTTCCTGTGGTATATGCCGAAAAAGGAATTTTAAATGTCGATATTATTGCTGGGGGTGAAAACTTTATCTTAATTGGTGGGGAAGCTTATAATTCTGTTAATGATGTGGTTAAATACCAGGGACCAGAAATGAGTAAGATTGAAGCAATCTTAACTTCTGAAAATATTGAAAATTATGTTGAAAAAGACATGCTAATTATTAAAGGAAAATCTTCACATGGAAGTTTACCAGAATGCGGAGTTAATGCCGCTTTAGAAGCATTAAATGCCATTGCCCATGTTAATCCAACCTCAAAAATTGCGAAATTTGTGGAAGAACACCTATACCGCGACTATTCTTTCAGCAAAATTTTTCCGGCAATGCGCGATGAATCAGGGAACTTAACAGTTAATAATGGGATTGTTGAAATTAACCATGACAAAACACGGATAACTTTAAACTTACGGGTTCCAATTACTTATTGCCAAGAAGATGTTGTTAAACCATTAACAGTTGAATTAGCAAAATTTGATTTACAATTAATTGATCTAAAATGAGAAAATCCCGTGCACATGTCAAAGGATAGTCCCATGATTCAAAATATTATGCAAGTTTATCGCGAAGTTACCGGTGATCATAATGCCCAACCATTAGCAATCGGTGGGGGCACATATGCCAAAGCAATGCCTAAATGTGTAGCGTTTGGGGCCGAATTTGATATTGAAGAATCAACAATGCATGCTTATAATGAGTATGTTAAAATTGATGATCTTCGCAAAATGTTAGAAATCTATACAAAATCAATTCCGCTGTTAACAAAAATTAATAAATAA
- a CDS encoding TrmH family RNA methyltransferase produces the protein MGYREINSSQNKYIKELGKLKHNKFRHAKQLGLIEGLHLISSAYDNNLLVEILVTKDNLHLVNKYQNVNIIIVTDQIISKLSTSVTSQQILGVINLAKYFSQQKIDYHQNALILENIQDPGNLGTLLRTSLGFNFPNIFLVHNGVDLFNDKVIRASQGSLFYLNIHVISHPVVEFLGQLKKEHYQIISTNLSDNSTFLETTSFAAGQKYAVCLGNEGSGLSPMILDNSDLNVKIKINAKLDSLNVAQAGTILMYEINKQQKGE, from the coding sequence ATGGGTTATCGTGAAATTAATTCAAGTCAAAATAAATATATTAAAGAATTAGGTAAATTAAAGCATAATAAATTTCGCCACGCCAAACAATTAGGCCTTATTGAAGGTTTACATTTAATTAGTAGTGCCTATGATAATAATTTATTAGTGGAGATTTTAGTAACGAAGGACAATTTACATTTAGTTAACAAATATCAAAATGTTAATATTATTATAGTAACCGACCAAATTATTAGTAAACTATCAACAAGTGTTACGAGCCAACAAATCTTGGGGGTTATTAACTTAGCCAAATATTTTAGTCAACAAAAAATTGATTACCACCAGAATGCTTTAATTTTGGAAAATATTCAAGATCCGGGGAATTTAGGAACATTATTACGAACTAGTCTCGGGTTTAATTTTCCTAATATTTTTTTAGTTCATAATGGCGTTGACTTATTTAATGATAAAGTTATCCGTGCTAGTCAAGGATCTTTATTTTATTTAAATATTCACGTAATTTCTCACCCTGTAGTTGAATTTTTGGGCCAGTTAAAAAAAGAGCACTATCAAATTATTAGTACTAATCTTAGTGATAACTCGACATTTTTGGAAACAACCTCTTTTGCTGCTGGCCAAAAATATGCTGTTTGTTTAGGCAACGAGGGTAGTGGGTTATCACCAATGATACTAGATAATAGTGATTTAAATGTTAAAATTAAAATTAATGCGAAGTTAGATTCGTTAAATGTTGCGCAGGCGGGAACAATTTTAATGTATGAAATTAATAAACAACAGAAAGGAGAATAG
- the hemW gene encoding radical SAM family heme chaperone HemW, translating to MTIKHLYVHIPFCNHICFYCDFFKIKKSQDLMVDEYLTSLASEFDRIKPQLTAVTTIYLGGGTPNSLNNTQLTRLLEILNGISHNHLQEYTIELNPERITKEQLLILQKYYVNRLSIGIQTFNDELLAKLNRKHTVQQAIDSYYLARKLGFNNISFDLMYNLFDQSYQQINDDLAMVNQLQPDHLSWYSLILKENSYWGKTKTKLSDNDLAFDEIINTALVNFGYHRYEISNYSLTPEKQSQHNLCYWTNKSFLPLGPGASGFLNENNQYLLLENTRRYQGWEQKISEISLPDYYFQILMMGLRLTAGIDLDNVKDARGAYEYYQDKIGEEITKGNLVLIDNQFLKCTPQGYNILNDILVNIMD from the coding sequence ATGACAATTAAACACCTTTATGTTCATATTCCGTTTTGTAACCATATTTGTTTTTACTGTGATTTTTTTAAAATTAAAAAATCTCAGGATCTGATGGTTGATGAATATTTAACATCTTTAGCAAGCGAATTTGATCGAATTAAACCACAGTTAACAGCAGTGACGACAATTTACTTAGGGGGTGGAACTCCTAATAGTTTAAATAATACCCAACTAACAAGGCTGCTAGAAATCCTTAATGGGATTAGCCATAATCATTTACAAGAATACACAATTGAATTAAACCCCGAACGGATTACCAAAGAACAACTTTTAATTTTACAAAAATACTATGTTAATCGCTTATCAATTGGAATTCAAACTTTTAATGATGAATTATTAGCCAAGTTAAACCGTAAACATACTGTTCAACAAGCAATTGATAGTTATTATTTAGCTCGGAAATTAGGGTTTAATAATATTTCCTTTGATTTAATGTATAACTTATTTGACCAAAGTTATCAACAAATTAACGATGATTTAGCAATGGTTAACCAGTTACAACCTGATCATCTTAGTTGATATTCCTTAATTTTAAAAGAAAACTCTTACTGGGGCAAAACAAAAACTAAGTTATCAGATAATGATTTAGCTTTTGATGAGATTATTAATACCGCTTTGGTTAACTTTGGCTATCATAGATATGAAATTTCAAATTATAGTTTAACCCCTGAAAAGCAATCACAGCATAACCTCTGTTATTGAACTAATAAATCTTTTTTACCATTAGGACCAGGAGCTAGTGGTTTTCTAAATGAAAACAACCAGTACTTATTATTAGAAAATACTCGGCGCTACCAAGGATGAGAACAAAAGATTAGTGAAATTAGTTTACCGGATTATTATTTTCAAATCTTAATGATGGGGTTACGATTAACCGCGGGAATTGATTTAGATAATGTCAAGGATGCACGAGGAGCTTATGAATATTACCAGGATAAAATTGGGGAGGAAATTACCAAGGGTAATCTAGTTTTAATAGATAATCAATTTTTAAAATGTACCCCGCAGGGATACAATATTTTGAATGATATTTTAGTCAATATTATGGATTAA